In Gadus macrocephalus chromosome 4, ASM3116895v1, the following proteins share a genomic window:
- the LOC132455210 gene encoding insulin receptor substrate 2-like, translating into MTTTHAAVVEMSKAAEACGCCSPTPVPSAPTASPDRSGPIWDKVSLVSTSPAHDGALCVGPPAARYSGTGGLTAVGVAAGDHDVVKRGYMGKAERHHRRYFVLSAGSPTRPALLEWYDTEERFKEMENHPAAAGKALFGCHKRRVINLRCCLGVSKVSSTSKGHTVALYAKDYTLVMVAEDTGQQEDWYWAVKRLIEEERRYEDNAEERGEGEDEGGERLDDEDDGYCTLTSGVFKEVWLVTVKPRGLGRTKSLAGETRLCLSADSLVLVRGSAAGWPRLPGVTLPLLSVRRYGHRDGMFFLELGRSAPYGPGEVWMEAVDQADLSQAQQVHEAVREAVRALRVLPDFRLSPGASDTQTPRVRGGACSRDKVGREVPRAAPPRHALPAAAAETVQSQLASGACPCNGGSPGGSSDGSSPCLRSHLSSAHQASGYMEMAVEAVSMATVSCGTYMTMSPQGTRHTPHGEDYVAMVSPRPPPPWTDLSTCMSAVKINRCSPDDHQSYPPTFCTGRHDGSFPPFRRREPADPSQSELLNLSRHPSRGEEEEPTCRPASRPVRADLDRCALGRYMMSSCMPSCLRHEEDE; encoded by the exons ATGACGACGACCCACGCAGCTGTTGTGGAAATGAGCAAGGCCGCAGAGGCGTGCGGCTGCTGCAGTCCTACTCCTGTCCCCAGCGCGCCCACAGCATCCCCAGATCGAAGCGGTCCGATCTGGGATAAAGTGTCCCTCGTCTCGACCTCCCCTGCCCACGACGGGGCTCTCTGCGTTGGCCCTCCAGCGGCCCGCTACTCCGGGACAGGCGGCTTGACAGCCGTTGGGGTCGCCGCGGGGGACCACGACGTGGTGAAGCGGGGGTACATGGGGAAGGCCGAGCGGCATCACAGACGTTACTTCGTCCTCAGTGCTGGGAGTCCCACCCGACCAGCTCTTTTAGAGTGGTATGACACCGAGGAGAGGTTCAAAGAGATGGAGAATCACCCTGCAGCAGCAGGGAAAGCGCTGTTCGGCTGCCACAAGCGAAG AGTGATTAATCTTCGTTGCTGCCTCGGCGTGAGCAAAGTGTCGAGTACGAGTAAAGGCCACACGGTGGCGCTTTACGCAAAGGATTACACTCTGGTTATGGTGGCCGAAGACACAGGCCAGCAAGAAGACTGGTACTGGGCCGTGAAGAGATTGATCGAGGAGGAGCGGAGATACGAAGATAAcgctgaggagaggggagagggggaagacgAAGGAGGAGAACGTTTGGACGATGAGGACGATGGATATTGTACTCTTACTTCTGGTGTATTTAAAGAG GTTTGGCTCGTCACCGTGAAGCCCAGGGGACTGGGTCGTACCAAGTCCCTCGCGGGGGAGACGCGGCTCTGCCTCTCGGCCGACTCGCTCGTCCTGGTCAGAGGGTCGGCGGCCGGCTGGCCCCGGTTGCCGGGGGTGACGCTGCCCTTGCTGAGTGTGCGGCGCTACGGCCACCGCGACGGGATGTTCTTCCTGGAGCTGGGGCGCAGCGCTCCGTACGGACCGGGGGAGGTGTGGATGGAGGCCGTGGACCAAG CGGACCTGAGCCAGGCCCAGCAGGTCCACGAGGCGGTCCGAGAGGCGGTCCGGGCCCTCAGGGTCCTGCCCGACTTCAGGCTCTCCCCAGGGGCCTCGGACACCCAGACACCAAGAGTCCGGGGGGGGGCCTGCTCCCGGGACAAGGTCGGGCGAGAAGTCCCGCGTGCAGCGCCACCTCGGCACGccctccccgccgccgccgccgaaacCGTCCAATCACAGCTAGCGTCCGGCGCCTGTCCCTGCAACGGCGGATCTCCCGGTGGCTCGAGCGACGGTTCGAGTCCCTGTCTCCGGTCTCATCTGAGCTCCGCCCACCAGGCCAGCGGTTACATGGAGATGGCTGTGGAGGCGGTGTCCATGGCGACCGTCTCCTGCGGCACGTACATGACGATGTCCCCCCAAGGTACCCGCCACACTCCGCACGGGGAGGACTACGTTGCCATGGTGAGCCCGCGGCCGCCTCCACCCTGGACCGATCTTTCTACCTGCATGTCAGCCGTGAAGatcaacag ATGCAGCCCGGACGACCACCAATCGTATCCCCCGACATTCTGCACTGGCCGACACGATGGGTCGTTCCCGCCGTTCAGACGAAGGGAGCCGGCAGACCCCAGCCAATCGGAGTTGCTGAATCTTTCTCGTCACCCATcccggggagaggaggaggagcctactTGTCGTCCCGCCTCCAGACCGGTCCGGGCCGATTTGGACCGGTGTGCTCTGGGGAGATACATGATGTCATCGTGTATGCCATCTTGTCTGAGGCATGAAGAGGACGAATGA